The Deinococcus aquiradiocola genome includes a window with the following:
- a CDS encoding IS1 family transposase, translating to MNELTCPHCGAVRIVKNGHAHTGKQRYLCRICKYQFTLDHTRPPISPETVALVDRMLSERISHRGICRVVGVSRSWFRRHL from the coding sequence ATGAACGAGCTTACGTGTCCGCATTGCGGCGCCGTCCGCATCGTCAAAAACGGCCATGCCCACACCGGCAAGCAGCGTTACCTGTGCCGTATCTGCAAGTACCAGTTCACGCTCGACCATACCCGACCCCCGATTTCGCCTGAAACCGTCGCTCTGGTCGACCGAATGTTATCCGAACGGATCTCCCATCGGGGGATCTGCCGGGTGGTCGGCGTCAGCCGCTCCTGGTTCCGCAGACACCT